DNA from Quercus lobata isolate SW786 chromosome 1, ValleyOak3.0 Primary Assembly, whole genome shotgun sequence:
GCATTGCCAAGAAAAACTCACGACCCAGTTCTCTTGGTAcccttttttaagaaaaaatgaaattagatattatttttatgtaatgagTTAAACGATctacaaatttgaatgattaacgattttattttattctggTTTTTTAATAAgctttttgttgataatttgttCACTTCTTGTTGTTTAGTCTAATCctttttttgtggttatttttgttgctatttgagctaatttttatttatattatttaagttgttttttaagGGGTTAACGATTATGTTTGGggagttagaattatttttagaataatgttatgtccacaacattttcgcaacaaattttatacaataaaatattattggtgggtaaaaaagtgatgttagtgtTGAACTCAAATTAGAATCGGTAACAACTtactatataaaatttgttataaaattattgtaaaaatattgtaaatatagtattaaacttatttttattgaatctaAATTCTTTTGATTCTCAAGCTAGagtgtaaaacatttttattaggatAGTTACAATAGattcatttaatatataatttttttcatacatacatacatacatatatacacacacacaattttttGCAAGTTAAAGTGGTTTTGTGATCACCCAGACATACACTTGAACCCACCATTGAACTACCTTAAGGAGTTATAACAATAGTCTATTTACAATATATGGACCCACTAATATCctcaaagtaattttttttatatataaatcaataattcGAGTAAAAGAAATTGGAATCTTAGACACTTTcctaaaaaattacaaggttgttagccaaataatttttatttcaaaaagaaaaccttattaTATACTAAGCTAAgagttcaaaataaatattcCTTGCGTTTAAGGTTAAGAGGGTTCCTATTCCCATGTCATTACTGATTTCTCTCACGCAACGTGAAAGCTGCTTATTTGAGAGGATGATGAGAAAGAAAACGATTCAAATAGAAGATAGAACAATAGTAGGGGCCACAacctttatttatagttttcTAAGATACTAAATTGTGAATTtgtaatatacatatattatattataagtCAAGTTAGTGAAAAATAGTGTGAACATTTCTCTCTAGACTTATATCAGTcgatcttctcaaaaaaaaagacttatatCAGTCGAAATATTATTTCCCttgaaattataacaaaaaagaaagacaaataaatatttctttatGCAAGAAGATAAgaatttggaaaagaaaaagaaaaaaagagaagtgtTTTGTTGTATTAAAATGCTTTATCTCCTCAAATACGGTATATCTGTCATTAAATTAGGAAGACAGTTTCTGAGCTTGTTCTGGACTTTGGCCATTTGTTCACTTGGAAAACAAAATGATTCTGCTTTCTCTTTCTGGTCAACAAAACCCAAGTAAAGCCGAGAAAGGGTGCACACAAATGATAACCCCTCTTACTCATTTTGTTACTCTTTTTGACCCTGTTTTGTTCTGCTTGTTTTTAGTACACTCTCTCTCGCTTATTAGTGATGTTCTTGAGCTACTGTGCACTTGAAGGACCTCTATATAGATTTACCTGATTCATCTTCTCACTAACCTATCTAACTGCAGTTCTTTTGCAGAGCTTAAAACACCAAGAAAATGACAGTtccattcattcattcattcatttttagTACTTGAGGTGACCTCATTGAACTTGTTTTAACATAATCAGTCACCATTAGTACTATATAAGTGCTTGGCACACATGGCCGGACAGGTATTCATTTGTCTTCTCTCTTGACtcatttggatttttgtttttctttccatgATTGCATGCTGGTTCTACAGTATTTTCCtataagttttttaatatatatataatgggcCTTACTTTTTGTACCATTGTCTTGTTTCTTATTGTAGCGTTCTCTTATTCATATTTGTCTATTTTGTCTGAGGTTCAATGAATTGCTTTTCTGACTGATTTGATTATAGGAGGAAGGCTGGCCCCTGGGTTTGCAGCCCCTGAATGTGAGAGTTGGGTTGGctagaaatcaaaatttctctGGATCAATATCATTCAACACTTTAATCACTGGCTCTCCAACCTCCTCCACAGATTCTTCATCGGATTTGGACACAGAGGTCAGTAATATTAACAAAATCTGAGGTAAAAATTTTGCTCTGGTACATTTTTCCTAGGTGTCTAGTCTTTGATGTATCTATTGACATGTAATTAGTGTAAAAAGGAAAAGTCATATCCTCTGACATGATTATAGACTATAGTAGTCCTATTGCTTTTACTGGTATCTTTCAGTTTGTCCTTTTTATGAACAAAGATGCCTGGTGATTTCCTTTGGAggaatttaatttgaaaatcctctttctaatttctctctctttgattgttgCCGTCTTTAATATTTCTTACCACAAATCAAAATGGAGGATTTAAATCCAAGTTTGCGTTCATAAGAGAATTAGATAATGTCATCcagttacaagactcttaatCGGTATCATCTTTATTAATTCTTCTTTAATGCCTCTTCTAAGGGGTTATCTTGGTCCTTTTTCAAGCTGTTGTACTCTTTTTAATATCACTATAGTACTACTAGCACTTCCTAATTGCCACACAGTTTACTTTGTGTAATTCTATTTGCGTGGATGCTCTAATGAAGTGACAAATTGTACCAGCGAGATGAATTCAATTATCACTAGACACTTCAAGATTAGGAGTACATTTGGAAGTGCATTATCAATTGCTTATGTGTTGAAAGTATTATAGAAaaggagggtttttttttttttttttttttggtgtgtgtataAAGCCCGCGAAAATAAGGTAGAGCTTCCCTCATGTGGACAAGAGCATAGGATGGGACACGAAATTGACACGTGTCCATTTTAAGACACGTATCATGTCATGTTCCTTCCAGTGCTCAAAATCACTGGAAGGAAGCCAAACCCATCAAAATAAGCTCAATAAATTGACCTTTTGTTTTTGCGCTTACCAAATGCACATTAGATATTGGATGGATGGATGTCCTTTCCCAGTGACAACCAATTATGATTACCTTACCTGGATGTGACCGTAATTTATATCTATAGCATGTGATAGAAATGCTCTAGTTTTATATGGTagtagtaacttttttttttcttgcaacaAGTGGAGAGGAGATTTGAACAAGATTCTTCCTATTGTGAGAATTGGGGAATACTACTTAGCTAAAACTCTTGGCAGGTACTAGCAACCATTTGAAGTAAGGTATTTGCTAATGATGGTAATAAACCATGAACTGACTGGGAGAACTTTGCAGCAGTTATCTTATGAAAGGAGAGGGTAAAAGAAAATTCTGCAACCCTAGTTTAGCATATACAGGGGTCTCTCAAATGTGGACCAAAAAATGACTTTAAAACGGTTTACAGTAGTTTAATCTCACTTTAGcatatattttaaaagttattcatcatcatcatctaaaTACTTATGTTGAATAGcttttgaaaatttgagaaTTGAGTCAATTGACTTGACCATGCGGTTCAAGATTTAATATTTAGACAATAGTCATTGATGGAGGAACTTTTAAAATACTCCTATTCAGTCAACTATTtgattgaatttaaatgttactattgtttggttttattttataatgataTTAGTCCCAAAAAGTACCCGTTACTTACCATACTATGGTGCATTGCAGTCTACAGGGTCTTTTTTCCATGACAAGAGCATTACCCTTGGGAGCCTTATTGGGGTTTCTAGCATTTTAGAGTTCTCTAGAAGATCATTAAGGGGAAGAAAAACCGAACCttcaaaggaaaagaaaagcacCAAGTCCAGAATATGGCTTTTTTCTTTGTGCTTAAGGGACAGTACTGATGCTAAGAGTGTGAGGAGTCCTCAATCTCTTGGCCACTTTCTTGAAGTGGAGAGAAGAGCTGCTGATGAATATAGAAGGAACCAGAGCCCTACTAATATTGGACCCGACGAACTTGACCTGGGTCAGCCTGTCACAGAACCCAACTCACTTTTTGTTAATGGTCATATTGCTCCTCCTCAAAGTAGTTCAGATGTTGAAAGGAGAAAAGATAGAGGTTTAGAGCatggtgatgggtttggagTTCCTTCACTATGTTCATGCATGTGTGGACAACCATCGGACTAAACATGTGTGAAACTCCTTTTGGCCTCTCAATTGTTGATTGAAATGAATTTAATGTCCTAGGAAGGAATAATCtgttagaaaaaattgaatgtaTTTTAAACCTATTGAAGATGATGGCTTTTCTAAACACCCACCTGGTCTAGTTTGTTCTCTATGACACTTTCCATCTGTAATTCTAAGTACAAAGTTTATGGAATCACATTATTGGTCATCATAATCATTGCAGgcattaaataaattttttcattaagGGAGTGAGCTACAATGTTTTCTTATGGGTGGTTTCCTTAACCAAATCATTGATTCAATCTTAAGATTAGCCTTATTGCAACTTCAGCCAGTTTGTTTGGTGTAAACATTTTTCGAAAAATGTCCTCATTTTCAGGCATTTGGGgcggcaaaaaaattcaaatctataaaTTGACCACATtatcaaaatctcaaaaattcCTCTAGAACCTTgtcaaaaaaacatttaaaatggtaaaaataccccaaaaactactaaaataaccaaaataccttgaaaatctttaaaatgattaaaaaaaaaaatccctaaaattGATAGGCAGTAACTATCTTTTACAATTCAGGATAATCAGCGAATTAACTTATTTCTAGAGTGTACCAatcaaagtattttgaaaaatgagagGCTACAAATGGAATTCTCGAGCATAAGAGATATAGGCAATTGAGAGATAGAGGTATCCAGGAATGCAGTCACCTATCCCTCCCTCAATGGTAAACCTTTGAGAGAGACTATTCAAATGTCATACTCAATTACTCATAGCCTCCACCGGCTAGGCATTTACTTATCCTGGAAACCACATCAATACCTTTTTTTACACCATGCACAGCACCATTACGTATTGTTGCAAATGGATCAGTCCATTTCTTGCTATTTTTGGTTATCAATATCTGGgactaattttaaatttctagcAGCCATTGCAAAGTCCAAGGTACTCTTGCTTGTCCTAGCGACCATTGTTCCAAGACTGACCTTGTTTCCA
Protein-coding regions in this window:
- the LOC115987056 gene encoding uncharacterized protein At3g17950-like, with product MAGQEEGWPLGLQPLNVRVGLARNQNFSGSISFNTLITGSPTSSTDSSSDLDTESTGSFFHDKSITLGSLIGVSSILEFSRRSLRGRKTEPSKEKKSTKSRIWLFSLCLRDSTDAKSVRSPQSLGHFLEVERRAADEYRRNQSPTNIGPDELDLGQPVTEPNSLFVNGHIAPPQSSSDVERRKDRGLEHGDGFGVPSLCSCMCGQPSD